One stretch of Ipomoea triloba cultivar NCNSP0323 chromosome 8, ASM357664v1 DNA includes these proteins:
- the LOC116027433 gene encoding SEC1 family transport protein SLY1 yields the protein MALNLRQKQTECITRMLNLNQPVNAGGTANEEVYKILIYDRFCQDILSPLIHVKDLRKHGVTLYFLIDKDRKPVHDVPAVYFVQPTHSNVQRIVADASKSLYDSFHLNFSSSIPRPLLEDLASGTISSDSIQRISKVHDQYLEFVTLEDNLFSLANKNCYVQLNDPSAGDKEIEEIIEKVVSGLFCVLATLSVVPIIRCPRGGPAEMVASLLDQRLRDHLLAKNNLFSEGGNFASSFQRPVLCLFDRNFELPVAIQHDFRYRPLVHDVLGLRLNRLSVQGEKSGMKSFELDRSDPFWMANGSLEFPEVALEIENQLNKYKKDVEEVNRRTGGNDGAEFDGTDLIGNTKHLMNAVNSLPELTERKQVIDKHTNIATALLGEIKERSLDTYAKKEDDLMVRGGIDRSEILGVLKGKGTKVDKLRFAIIYLISSENIPQSEVEMVEAALRESEVDTSAFQYVKKIKSLNVSLASASAASRGNIVDWAEKLYGQSISAVTAGVKNLLASDHQLALSRIVEALMEGKPNPEVDPYLIFDPRAPKSSAGSSSSHLKGPFREAIVFMIGGGNYVEYGSLQDLAHRQQPPKHIIYGTTEILTGGEFVEQLALLGKKMGLGSNGVAAPAH from the exons atgGCACTCAATCTTCGTCAAAAACAAACTG AGTGCATAACGCGGATGTTGAATCTAAATCAGCCGGTGAATGCCGGAGGGACGGCGAACGAGGAGGTGTATAAGATCCTCATCTACGACCGCTTCTGCCAGGACATATTGTCGCCGCTCATCCACGTAAAGGACCTCCGCAAGCACGGCGTCACCCTCTACTTCCTCATCGACAAGGATCGCAAACCCGTCCACGACGTTCCTGCCGTCTACTTTGTCCAGCCAACCCACTCCAACGTCCAGCGCATCGTTGCCGACGCCTCCAAGTCTCTCTACGACTCCTTTCATCTCAATTTCTCTTCTTCCATTCCTAGACCCTTGCTGGAGGATCTGGCCTCAG GTACTATCAGTTCAGACTCAATTCAGAGGATCTCAAAAGTGCATGATCAGTACTTGGAGTTTGTGACCCTTGAAGATAATTTATTTTCACTTGCCAACAAGAATTGCTATGTTCAGTTGAATGATCCATCAGCTGGAGATAAAGAGATTGAGGAGATCATTGAAAAGGTTGTGAGTggtttattttgtgttttggCTACACTTTCTGTGGTACCAATCATCAGGTGCCCCCGTGGTGGACCAGCTGAGATGGTGGCATCATTGTTGGATCAGCGACTGCGGGACCATTTATTGGCAAAAAACAACTTATTCTCTGAAGGTGGGAATTTCGCTAGCTCATTTCAGAGGCCTGTTCTGTGTTTATTTGATAGGAATTTTGAGTTGCCGGTTGCTATTCAGCATGACTTTAGGTATAGACCCCTTGTTCATGATGTTCTTGGGTTGAGATTGAACAGGTTAAGTGTGCAAGGGGAGAAGAGTGGGATGAAATCTTTTGAGTTGGACAGATCTGATCCATTCTGGATGGCAAATGGGTCATTGGAATTTCCAGAGGTGGCTTTAGAGATTGAGAACCAGTTGAATAAATATAAGAAGGATGTTGAGGAGGTAAATAGGCGAACGGGAGGTAATGATGGGGCTGAGTTTGATGGAACAGATTTGATTGGCAATACAAAGCATTTGATGAATGCTGTTAATTCCCTCCCTGAGCTGACTGAAAGAAAACAGGTGATTGACAAGCACACTAATATTGCAACCGCATTGTTGGGAGAAATCAAGGAGAGGTCTCTAGATACATATGCCAAAAAAGAGGATGATTTGATGGTCAGAGGTGGCATTGACCGCAGTGAGATCCTTGGAGTGCTAAAAGGAAAAGGGACAAAGGTGGATAAGCTCCGGTTTGCTATCATCTATCTTATTTCAAGTGAAAACATCCCTCAATCTGAAGTTGAAATGGTTGAAGCTGCTCTTAGAGAGTCTGAGGTAGATACAAGTGCATTTCAGtatgtaaagaaaataaaatcattaaatgTTTCTTTAGCTTCGGCAAGTGCAGCCAGTAGGGGAAACATTGTTGATTGGGCAGAAAAGCTATATGGGCAGTCAATCAGTGCTGTAACTGCTGGTGTGAAAAACCTGTTAGCCAGTGATCACCAATTAGCTTTGTCTAGAATTGTTGAAGCACTAATGGAGGGGAAGCCAAACCCTGAAGTTGATCCTTACCTTATTTTTGATCCCCGTGCTCCCAAGTCAAGCGCTGGATCAAGTAGCAGCCATCTGAAAGGGCCATTTAGAGAAGCTATTGTGTTTATGATTGGAGGTGGAAATTATGTAGAATATGGTAGCTTGCAAGATCTTGCACATCGGCAGCAGCCACCCAAGCATATCATATATGGAACCACAGAAATTCTTACAGGAGGTGAGTTTGTTGAGCAGCTTGCATTGCTGGGTAAGAAGATGGGATTAGGAAGCAATGGGGTAGCTGCCCCAGCCCATTAG
- the LOC116026613 gene encoding sorcin-like codes for MEKMAILKEWFDRVDSDKTGSITAIQLKSVFAIGNLEFPISVVEQMIRMYDFDRNGTMSFDEFAELNKFLQKIQNVFSELERGRGFLMPDDVYEALTRIGFSLDSPAFYTVCESFDKAKNGKFKLDDFISLCIFVQSARNLFNSFDTSKQGRISLDFNQFCYCTANCRI; via the exons ATGGAGAAGATGGCGATTCTGAAAGAGTGGTTTGACCGGGTTGACTCGGACAAAACCGGAAGCATCACTGCAATCCAACTTAAG AGTGTGTTCGCCATTGGAAATTTAGAATTCCCTATCTCCGTTGTGGAGCAGATGATCAGAATGTACGACTTTGACAGGAACGGAACCATGAGTTTTGATG AGTTTGCTGAGCTCAACAAGTTTCTTCAGAAG ATTCAAAATGTATTCTCAGAGTTGGAAAG GGGTCGTGGATTTCTTATGCCAGATGATGTATATGAG GCATTGACTAGAATTGGGTTCTCCCTTGACTCCCCAGCATTCTACACAGTTTGTGAG AGTTTTGACAAAGCAAAGAATGGGAAATTCAAGCTTGATGATTTCATATCTCTTTGTATCTTTGTACAGTCTGCTCG gAACCTGTTTAACTCATTCGATACAAGTAAACAAGGCAGGATCAGTCTTGATTTCAATCAATTTTGTTATTGTA CTGCCAATTGCAGAATATGA
- the LOC116026707 gene encoding uncharacterized protein LOC116026707 isoform X1, protein MSHATMGQQTADSKVGDYGANTESSVPNSDKQPSDLVAAKSIPQCENLAPKSIISTASQKNNGPAGEASKICGSKRSNPDCPVNSLQSQCPTSNSGNGHLVYVRRRPDAELGKSTTSEDQHCVSDRLGGRRRPPDAELDKSTTSEDQRERKRFGEQDEKVQQEVQMKESSNCLTKVLEIPKASLVCYLPMKPSAGSSTEKCKNNYPLSNLSNLHTTCINHLLDTPKRAKLKEWEERYCRLQNLLNSLEQSKQEDYIQMLRSLSSVELSKHAVELEKRSIQLALEEAKEMRWVKVLDVLGKDWNSRAC, encoded by the exons ATGTCTCATGCAACT ATGGGTCAACAAACAGCTGATTCTAAAGTTGGAGATTATGGAGCAAATACTGAAAGTAGTGTGCCCAATTCTGACAAACAACCATCAGATCTGGTAGCTGCTAAAAGCATTCCACAGTGTGAAAATTTAGCCCCTAAATCTATTATAAGTACAGCATCTCAAAAGAATAATGGCCCTGCCGGTGAAGCTTCTAAAATTTGTGGTTCTAAAAGATCCAACCCAGATTGCCCTGTAAACTCTCTTCAAAGCCAATGCCCTACAAGCAATTCTGGAAATGGGCATCTTGTATATGTCAGGAGAAGACCCGATGCTGAATTAGGTAAAAGTACAACTTCCGAGGATCAACATTGTGTTTCTGATCGCCTTGGAGGAAG AAGAAGACCCCCCGATGCTGAATTAGATAAAAGTACAACTTCTGAGGATCAACGCGAGCGGAAAAGATTTGGCGAACAGGATGAAAAAGTCCAACAAGAAGTTCAGATGAAGGAATCTAGCAATTGTTTAACCAAAGTTTTAGAAATTCCAAAGGCTTCCTTGGTATGCTACTTGCCTATGAAACCTTCAGCGGGTTCTTCTACCGAGAAGTGCAAGAACAATTATCCTTTATCTAATTTAAGTAATCTCCATACCACTTGTATCAATCATCTGTTGGATACTCCAAAGAGAGCAAAACTTAAAGAGTGGGAAGAGCGATATTGCCGATTGCAGAATTTGTTGAATAGTTTGGAGCAATCAAAGCAAGAGGATTACATCCAGA TGCTTAGATCACTCTCTTCAGTTGAGCTTAGTAAACATGCTGTTGAACTGGAGAAGAGGTCAATACAGCTTGCCTTGGAGGAAG CAAAAGAAATGCGATGGGTCAAAGTGTTGGATGTACTGGGGAAGGATTGGAATTCCAGAGCATGCTAG
- the LOC116026707 gene encoding uncharacterized protein LOC116026707 isoform X2, which translates to MSHATMGQQTADSKVGDYGANTESSVPNSDKQPSDLVAAKSIPQCENLAPKSIISTASQKNNGPAGEASKICGSKRSNPDCPVNSLQSQCPTSNSGNGHLVYVRRRPDAELGKSTTSEDQHCVSDRLGGRRPPDAELDKSTTSEDQRERKRFGEQDEKVQQEVQMKESSNCLTKVLEIPKASLVCYLPMKPSAGSSTEKCKNNYPLSNLSNLHTTCINHLLDTPKRAKLKEWEERYCRLQNLLNSLEQSKQEDYIQMLRSLSSVELSKHAVELEKRSIQLALEEAKEMRWVKVLDVLGKDWNSRAC; encoded by the exons ATGTCTCATGCAACT ATGGGTCAACAAACAGCTGATTCTAAAGTTGGAGATTATGGAGCAAATACTGAAAGTAGTGTGCCCAATTCTGACAAACAACCATCAGATCTGGTAGCTGCTAAAAGCATTCCACAGTGTGAAAATTTAGCCCCTAAATCTATTATAAGTACAGCATCTCAAAAGAATAATGGCCCTGCCGGTGAAGCTTCTAAAATTTGTGGTTCTAAAAGATCCAACCCAGATTGCCCTGTAAACTCTCTTCAAAGCCAATGCCCTACAAGCAATTCTGGAAATGGGCATCTTGTATATGTCAGGAGAAGACCCGATGCTGAATTAGGTAAAAGTACAACTTCCGAGGATCAACATTGTGTTTCTGATCGCCTTGGAGGAAG AAGACCCCCCGATGCTGAATTAGATAAAAGTACAACTTCTGAGGATCAACGCGAGCGGAAAAGATTTGGCGAACAGGATGAAAAAGTCCAACAAGAAGTTCAGATGAAGGAATCTAGCAATTGTTTAACCAAAGTTTTAGAAATTCCAAAGGCTTCCTTGGTATGCTACTTGCCTATGAAACCTTCAGCGGGTTCTTCTACCGAGAAGTGCAAGAACAATTATCCTTTATCTAATTTAAGTAATCTCCATACCACTTGTATCAATCATCTGTTGGATACTCCAAAGAGAGCAAAACTTAAAGAGTGGGAAGAGCGATATTGCCGATTGCAGAATTTGTTGAATAGTTTGGAGCAATCAAAGCAAGAGGATTACATCCAGA TGCTTAGATCACTCTCTTCAGTTGAGCTTAGTAAACATGCTGTTGAACTGGAGAAGAGGTCAATACAGCTTGCCTTGGAGGAAG CAAAAGAAATGCGATGGGTCAAAGTGTTGGATGTACTGGGGAAGGATTGGAATTCCAGAGCATGCTAG
- the LOC116026707 gene encoding uncharacterized protein LOC116026707 isoform X3, with product MGQQTADSKVGDYGANTESSVPNSDKQPSDLVAAKSIPQCENLAPKSIISTASQKNNGPAGEASKICGSKRSNPDCPVNSLQSQCPTSNSGNGHLVYVRRRPDAELGKSTTSEDQHCVSDRLGGRRRPPDAELDKSTTSEDQRERKRFGEQDEKVQQEVQMKESSNCLTKVLEIPKASLVCYLPMKPSAGSSTEKCKNNYPLSNLSNLHTTCINHLLDTPKRAKLKEWEERYCRLQNLLNSLEQSKQEDYIQMLRSLSSVELSKHAVELEKRSIQLALEEAKEMRWVKVLDVLGKDWNSRAC from the exons ATGGGTCAACAAACAGCTGATTCTAAAGTTGGAGATTATGGAGCAAATACTGAAAGTAGTGTGCCCAATTCTGACAAACAACCATCAGATCTGGTAGCTGCTAAAAGCATTCCACAGTGTGAAAATTTAGCCCCTAAATCTATTATAAGTACAGCATCTCAAAAGAATAATGGCCCTGCCGGTGAAGCTTCTAAAATTTGTGGTTCTAAAAGATCCAACCCAGATTGCCCTGTAAACTCTCTTCAAAGCCAATGCCCTACAAGCAATTCTGGAAATGGGCATCTTGTATATGTCAGGAGAAGACCCGATGCTGAATTAGGTAAAAGTACAACTTCCGAGGATCAACATTGTGTTTCTGATCGCCTTGGAGGAAG AAGAAGACCCCCCGATGCTGAATTAGATAAAAGTACAACTTCTGAGGATCAACGCGAGCGGAAAAGATTTGGCGAACAGGATGAAAAAGTCCAACAAGAAGTTCAGATGAAGGAATCTAGCAATTGTTTAACCAAAGTTTTAGAAATTCCAAAGGCTTCCTTGGTATGCTACTTGCCTATGAAACCTTCAGCGGGTTCTTCTACCGAGAAGTGCAAGAACAATTATCCTTTATCTAATTTAAGTAATCTCCATACCACTTGTATCAATCATCTGTTGGATACTCCAAAGAGAGCAAAACTTAAAGAGTGGGAAGAGCGATATTGCCGATTGCAGAATTTGTTGAATAGTTTGGAGCAATCAAAGCAAGAGGATTACATCCAGA TGCTTAGATCACTCTCTTCAGTTGAGCTTAGTAAACATGCTGTTGAACTGGAGAAGAGGTCAATACAGCTTGCCTTGGAGGAAG CAAAAGAAATGCGATGGGTCAAAGTGTTGGATGTACTGGGGAAGGATTGGAATTCCAGAGCATGCTAG
- the LOC116027076 gene encoding zinc finger protein ZAT2-like, with protein MNGNSDDTRNFILPPPAGSSASDATAATATATFQGRHVVGVGGDGVLKQKVRRKSSKVNHIGMGGASTSSSSKQPKYPKKPPLTPDPDAPKIARPCSECGKKFWSWKALFGHMRCHPERQWRGINPPPNFRRSSPSPSQHDPPRQHCYDASSSSSTWPHHDNDDECGLGLSSPPSGGYYYYYYSEKMGGGVGGGMTEEDHEVAACLLLLANNAVPSGDPQQAAVGLGFGISCCSRNSTNGGGGRGTIREEDNDEMINIHNHHHRHTCSICSRVFSSGRALGGHKRFHCRDNKFRGGGNNHNIHQPPILCSSSSTNNYLDFNLNLVPTPTPTPATHHQDHSPSSSAVPLGPTLDLSLGL; from the coding sequence ATGAACGGCAACAGTGATGACACTCGTAACTTCATTCTGCCACCACCGGCGGGATCAAGCGCTAGCGATGCTACGGCGGCTACGGCTACGGCTACTTTCCAGGGGCGGCACGTGGTAGGAGTGGGCGGTGATGGCGTCCTCAAGCAGAAAGTAAGAAgaaagagtagtaaagtaaaccACATAGGAATGGGGGGCGCCAGTACAAGCAGCAGCAGCAAGCAGCCGAAATATCCAAAGAAGCCGCCGCTGACGCCGGACCCGGACGCACCGAAGATCGCCAGGCCGTGTAGCGAGTGCGGTAAGAAGTTCTGGTCATGGAAGGCCCTGTTTGGTCACATGCGCTGCCACCCGGAGCGGCAGTGGCGCGGCATTAATCCTCCCCCAAATTTCAGGCGATCTTCTCCTTCTCCATCACAGCATGACCCGCCCCGGCAACACTGCTACGACGCGTCCAGTAGTTCCAGTACATGGCCTCAtcatgataatgatgatgaatgtGGGCTAGGGCTATCATCGCCCCCCTCCGGTggttactactattattattattcagaaAAGATGGGAGGAGGAGTAGGAGGAGGAATGACGGAGGAAGATCACGAGGTTGCCGCATGCTTGTTACTGCTGGCCAATAATGCTGTGCCTTCGGGTGATCCGCAACAGGCAGCGGTTGGATTAGGTTTTGGCATTAGCTGCTGCAGTAGGAACAGTACTaatggaggaggaggaagaggaacaaTAAGAGAAGAAGATAATGATGAGATGATTAACATACacaatcatcatcatcgtcacaCTTGTAGCATCTGTTCCAGAGTTTTCTCCAGTGGTAGAGCCTTGGGTGGACACAAGAGGTTCCACTGCAGGGATAACAAGTTTAGAGGAGGAGGCAATAATCACAATATTCATCAACCTCCCATCCTctgctcttcttcttctaccaATAATTATTTGGACTTCAACTTGAACTTGGTGCCAACACCAACACCTACACCTGCTACCCACCACCAGGATCATTCTCCTTCTAGCTCTGCTGTCCCCCTGGGCCCCACTTTGGATTTAAGCTTGGGACTTTGA
- the LOC116026839 gene encoding nudC domain-containing protein 2-like has protein sequence MADKLAPEKHHSFIHNGQKVFEWDQTLEELNIYINLPENVPKKLFYCKIESKHLVVGIKGNPPYLNHDLTNHVKTDCSFWTLEDDIMHVTLQKRDKGQTWSSPIMGQGQLDPYTTDLEQKRLMLQRFQEENPGFDFSQAQFNGNCPDPRSFMGGIRST, from the exons ATGGCTGACAAATTGGCCCCTGAGAAGCACCACAGCTTCATCCACAATG GTCAGAAGGTCTTTGAATGGGACCAAACACTTGAAGAGTTGAATATTTATATCAATCTCCCGGAAAATGTTCCCAAAAAGCTATTCTATTGTAAAATCGAGTCCAAACATTTGGTAGTTGGGATTAAAGGCAACCCTCCTTACCTCAAT CATGACCTTACCAATCATGTGAAGACAGATTGCTCATTCTGGACTTTAG AGGATGATATAATGCACGTAACCCTTCAGAAGAGGGATAAAGGCCAGACATGGTCTTCTCCTATCATGGGTCAAGGTCAGTTGGATCCGTACACCACAGACCTTGAACAGAAGCGCCTCATGCTTCAAAGGTTCCAAGAAGAG AATCCTGGCTTTGATTTTTCACAAGCACAGTTCAATGGCAATTGCCCTGATCCAAGGTCCTTCATGGGTGGGATCCGATCTACTTAA
- the LOC116026840 gene encoding metallothionein-like protein 4B: protein MADMRGSSAICDERCGCPSPCPGGISCRCVSRASSGGEDEHKRCSCGEHCGCNPCNCPTSEGITGSGKAHCKCGDACNCVKCAS from the exons ATGGCAGACATGAGAGGAAGCTCAGCTATTTGCGACGAGAGATGTGGGTGTCCGTCGCCGTGCCCCGGCGGCATCTCTTGCAG GTGCGTAAGTAGAGCAAGTAGCGGTGGTGAAGATGAGCACAAGCGGTGCTCATGCGGGGAGCACTGTGGATGCAATCCATGCAACTGTCCTACGAGTGAGGGCATCACCGGTTCCGGCAAGGCCCACTGTAAATGTGGTGATGCTTGCAATTGTGTTAAATGTGCCTCTTAA
- the LOC116027904 gene encoding protein EXORDIUM-like 5 yields the protein MKGISSLLSSFFFFFFFFFFLIATVNASPAAQTLQLHPQADYQYLNPKLPPRALSNSKKYEGSSDLVNLRYHMGPVLSSPINIYLIWYGKWSPSQQLIIKDFLLSISTTNHRAAPSPSVSEWWRTVSLYTDQTGANISRSVLIADEYSDRRYSQGTHLTRLSIQDVIAEAVRSKPFSIDHKKGIYLVLTSIDVTVQDFCRAVCGFHYFTFASKVGYTLPYAWIGNSGKQCPEVCAYPFAIPGYMAGGGPGALSPPNGDVGVDGMISVIAHELAELSSNPLVNAWYAGEDPTAPTEIGDLCEGLYGTGGGGGYIGQVMKDREGRTYNMKGRRSRKFLVQWIWSPILKACAGPNALD from the coding sequence ATGAAGGGGATAAGCAGTCTCctctcctccttcttcttcttcttcttcttcttctttttcttgattGCTACTGTCAATGCTTCGCCGGCGGCCCAAACTCTCCAACTGCATCCGCAGGCGGATTATCAGTACCTGAACCCAAAGCTCCCTCCTAGAGCCCTTTCCAACTCCAAGAAATACGAGGGCTCATCCGACCTCGTGAATCTCCGCTACCATATGGGTCCCGTCCTTTCTTCCCCTATCAATATCTATCTCATCTGGTATGGCAAGTGGTCCCCATCCCAGCAGCTCATCATCAAAGACTTCCTACTCTCCATCTCCACTACCAACCACCGCGCCGCCCCCTCCCCCTCTGTCTCTGAGTGGTGGCGCACCGTGTCTCTCTACACCGACCAAACAGGGGCCAACATATCCCGCTCCGTTCTCATTGCGGATGAGTATTCCGACCGCCGCTACTCCCAGGGCACTCACCTCACACGCCTCTCCATCCAGGACGTGATCGCAGAGGCCGTACGCTCTAAGCCCTTCTCCATCGACCACAAGAAAGGGATCTACCTGGTGCTTACCTCCATAGATGTGACAGTGCAGGACTTCTGTCGGGCCGTGTGCGGCTTCCATTACTTCACCTTCGCCTCCAAGGTGGGTTACACTCTGCCCTACGCTTGGATCGGGAACTCGGGGAAGCAGTGCCCGGAAGTGTGCGCGTACCCGTTTGCAATCCCGGGGTACATGGCAGGAGGCGGACCGGGAGCATTGTCTCCGCCCAACGGGGACGTGGGTGTAGACGGGATGATTAGCGTGATAGCGCACGAGCTAGCGGAGCTGTCATCCAACCCGCTGGTGAACGCATGGTACGCAGGAGAAGACCCGACGGCGCCCACAGAAATCGGTGATCTGTGCGAGGGGCTGTACGGCACAGGGGGCGGCGGAGGATACATTGGGCAGGTGATGAAGGACAGGGAGGGGCGGACTTACAATATGAAGGGGAGGAGGAGCAGGAAGTTCTTAGTGCAATGGATTTGGAGCCCTATCCTCAAGGCCTGTGCTGGTCCAAATGCATTGGACTGA